The Bacteroides acidifaciens genome includes a region encoding these proteins:
- a CDS encoding TonB-dependent receptor domain-containing protein yields the protein MKANNLFKWVCLLCLLNVAEIIRAQNITGKVVDEQQSPVAFANVVLLKTDSTFVEGTLSWEDGTFQLKERKGDCLLKVTSVGYQPQIIECDGRDVGTIILRGGIELDAITVTAQKKLVKNEVDRTTYDVQGDTDAKSSSVIEILRKVPFVTVDGQGNIKVNGSSNFKVYRNGRPSRNYTNNSKDVLSSIPADMVKNIEVITEPGAKYDGESADAILNIITNDKLSMDGVVGTAQGAYSASGQHYGSLFLTTQVRKFTLGGNYSVQRLSHDGTYHYGDEEYLYKTSGNVQRISDKGDNLGWLHNMELEASYEMNARNLFSLSFGGYSYDVDINYNKTTSLFSRNNTVIYSYAENLHDSYQRFFDFNGHIDYQHLTGREGEALTFSYLLSTTNTRQRADWVYSDMENMPVDYSAFDSRKKNNFAEHTFQFDWERPLSEHHQLSMGTKYIFRDNSSLSQFGYDNGTKNHTDFAHYTHIAAVYGEYRFTSGAWNARAGMRYEYSYIDAHYKDGSNPDFAKHLGDWIPSLGISYKVNDRNTLKLNYLSRIYRPGISYLNPAVEETPDEISNGNPSLKSAHPHNISLSYMLTLPKLTANVSLSSTLNNTGIGEYNYLMDDVRHTTYENNLKLRGYTINTYLRWRISPTTSLMLNNSVQYRKLYSHQLGLENERWHWTFYAQAEQQLPGKIKLSLATGRNESTLDNLYDYSKPTYFYMLTLSRSFLKEERLSVRLMGYCDSGNFSRYGQYCAHTINGDYTGERRWITHSRNLTLRVSYRFGSLKARVKKTNKTIENEDLIGRR from the coding sequence ATGAAAGCAAATAATCTTTTCAAATGGGTATGTCTTCTGTGTTTGTTAAATGTAGCAGAAATAATAAGGGCACAGAATATTACGGGTAAAGTTGTGGATGAACAACAATCGCCAGTGGCTTTTGCCAATGTTGTATTGTTGAAGACCGACTCCACATTTGTGGAAGGGACTCTTAGCTGGGAGGACGGAACATTCCAATTAAAAGAACGTAAAGGTGATTGTCTATTAAAAGTCACTTCTGTCGGCTATCAGCCTCAAATAATAGAGTGCGATGGAAGGGATGTGGGGACAATTATATTACGGGGAGGAATAGAATTGGATGCCATAACAGTAACAGCGCAAAAGAAGTTGGTAAAAAACGAAGTTGACCGTACCACGTATGATGTGCAGGGAGATACGGATGCAAAAAGTAGTTCAGTCATAGAGATACTGAGAAAGGTTCCTTTCGTAACGGTGGACGGACAAGGGAATATCAAAGTGAATGGAAGCAGTAATTTCAAAGTATATAGAAACGGACGTCCAAGCCGAAACTATACCAACAATTCAAAAGACGTGCTTTCTTCCATTCCAGCCGATATGGTAAAGAACATTGAAGTAATTACAGAACCGGGAGCAAAATATGACGGAGAAAGTGCGGATGCCATATTGAACATTATCACGAATGACAAACTTTCTATGGACGGAGTTGTAGGTACGGCACAAGGAGCATATAGTGCGTCCGGACAACATTATGGAAGCTTGTTTCTGACAACACAAGTCCGGAAGTTTACATTAGGAGGCAATTACAGTGTACAGAGGCTCAGCCATGACGGTACTTACCATTATGGAGACGAAGAATATCTATATAAAACCAGCGGGAACGTGCAACGAATATCCGACAAAGGCGATAATCTCGGCTGGCTGCACAATATGGAACTGGAAGCAAGCTATGAAATGAACGCACGAAACTTGTTCTCCTTGTCGTTCGGAGGCTACTCTTATGATGTTGACATCAACTACAATAAGACCACCTCGCTATTTTCCAGAAACAATACTGTCATATATTCGTATGCGGAAAACTTGCACGACAGCTATCAAAGGTTTTTCGATTTCAACGGTCACATTGATTACCAACATCTGACTGGAAGAGAAGGAGAAGCCCTGACGTTTTCTTACTTGCTTTCCACCACCAATACACGTCAACGCGCCGATTGGGTTTATTCGGATATGGAAAATATGCCCGTTGACTATTCCGCTTTCGACAGCAGGAAGAAGAACAATTTTGCCGAGCATACGTTTCAGTTTGATTGGGAGCGTCCGTTATCCGAGCATCACCAATTAAGTATGGGAACGAAATATATTTTCCGTGACAATAGCAGCTTGAGCCAGTTTGGTTACGACAACGGTACAAAGAACCATACCGACTTTGCCCACTATACGCACATTGCCGCTGTTTACGGAGAATATCGCTTCACATCAGGAGCATGGAATGCACGTGCCGGAATGCGCTATGAATATTCATATATCGACGCACACTATAAAGATGGAAGCAATCCGGACTTTGCCAAACATCTTGGTGACTGGATTCCTTCCCTCGGTATCAGTTACAAGGTAAATGACCGGAATACGCTCAAGCTGAATTATCTCTCCCGCATCTACCGTCCGGGGATTTCCTATTTGAATCCTGCCGTTGAAGAAACTCCTGATGAAATATCCAATGGAAATCCATCATTAAAAAGTGCGCATCCTCATAACATTTCACTTTCCTATATGCTGACTTTGCCCAAATTGACCGCAAATGTTTCGCTGTCTTCTACACTAAATAATACCGGAATCGGGGAGTACAATTATCTGATGGATGATGTGCGCCATACCACATACGAAAACAATCTGAAACTCCGTGGGTATACCATTAACACTTACTTGCGTTGGAGAATTTCACCTACTACAAGTCTTATGCTAAACAATAGCGTACAATACAGGAAACTCTACAGCCACCAACTTGGGCTGGAGAATGAACGCTGGCATTGGACATTCTATGCGCAGGCAGAGCAACAGTTGCCGGGGAAAATAAAACTGTCGCTTGCGACCGGGCGCAATGAATCTACTTTAGATAATCTGTATGACTATTCGAAACCGACTTATTTCTATATGTTGACACTTTCACGCTCATTCCTGAAAGAAGAGCGTCTGTCAGTTCGCCTCATGGGCTATTGCGACAGCGGCAATTTCTCCAGATACGGACAGTATTGTGCACATACAATCAACGGGGATTACACGGGTGAGAGAAGATGGATAACTCACTCCCGCAATCTGACATTGCGTGTGTCCTATCGTTTCGGCTCATTGAAAGCACGTGTGAAGAAAACCAACAAGACGATTGAGAATGAGGATTTAATCGGCAGGAGATAA
- a CDS encoding response regulator transcription factor, with the protein MQEDILRFFRPINHSFDVKEDDYVQAKVCISMADAMARNTNSSLYIIDYNQKNFLYVSPNPLFLCGYTPEEVRGKGYGFYFEVVPAEEIRMLFEINEAGFYLFGRHSSEEKYGMTIEYDFHIKACDGRFRLIHHKLTPVLLDKDGYMWLALCTVSLSPASVPGNVLMTCKHRPVHWAYSFEGQRWKELPNIVLTDRETDILQLAVKGFSNTEIGEALFVDANTVKFHKKKLFQKLHAKNITEAIGIASNLRLI; encoded by the coding sequence ATGCAGGAAGACATCTTACGTTTTTTTCGTCCTATAAATCATTCATTCGATGTAAAAGAGGACGATTATGTACAAGCGAAAGTTTGCATTTCAATGGCAGACGCCATGGCTCGGAATACGAACAGCAGTTTGTATATAATTGATTATAACCAGAAAAACTTCTTGTATGTATCTCCGAATCCTTTGTTCTTGTGCGGATACACACCGGAAGAGGTGCGAGGGAAAGGATACGGTTTCTATTTCGAGGTGGTTCCGGCAGAAGAGATAAGAATGCTGTTCGAAATAAACGAGGCAGGTTTTTATCTTTTCGGCAGGCACTCTTCGGAAGAGAAGTACGGTATGACTATCGAATATGATTTCCATATCAAGGCCTGTGACGGACGTTTCCGGTTAATCCATCACAAGCTGACTCCCGTGCTCCTTGACAAGGATGGGTATATGTGGCTGGCGTTATGTACCGTATCGCTTTCTCCCGCATCCGTTCCGGGAAACGTGTTGATGACATGCAAGCACCGCCCGGTTCACTGGGCCTATTCTTTTGAGGGGCAACGGTGGAAGGAACTTCCCAATATTGTATTGACCGACAGAGAAACCGACATTCTGCAACTCGCAGTAAAAGGATTTTCCAATACGGAGATTGGAGAGGCTTTGTTTGTGGATGCCAATACCGTGAAATTCCACAAGAAAAAACTGTTTCAGAAGTTACATGCAAAAAACATCACTGAAGCCATCGGCATCGCATCCAATCTGCGGCTGATTTAG
- a CDS encoding alpha-L-fucosidase — translation MKKHSLIFCAGVLLLSACNPTKAPEAILPVPEAKQVEWQKMETYAFVHFGLNTFNDREWGYGDSDPKTFNPAKLDCEQWVQTFVNSGMKGVILTAKHHDGFCLWPTQLTEYCIRNTLYKDGKGDIVRELSDACKKYGIKFAVYLSPWDRHQANYGSPEYVDYFYKQLNELLTNYGDVFEIWFDGANGGDGWYGGAKDSRTIDRKTYYDYPRAYKMIDELQPQAVIFSDGGPGCRWVGNEKGFAGATNWSFLRAGEVYPGYPNYRELQYGHADGNQWVAAECDVSIRPGWFYHPEEDERVKTVDNLTDLYYRSVGHNATLLLNFPVDRDGLIHPTDSANAVNFHQNVQKQLAHNLLAGLSPKASDERGKTFSAKAVTDSEYDTYWATNDGINSATIKFDLPQTEKINRMMLQEYIPLGQRVKSFVVEYNQEGEWLPVKLNEETTTIGYKRLLRFETVTTDKIRVRFTDSRACLCINNIEAYYAGETSDTYTAKAEELKSYPFTLVKVDAEEAQKCMDKNNQTTCFINGNTLLIDLGEERTITSFHYLPDQSEYNKGIISSYEISVGTDSNAVNQLVAKDEFSNIKNNPILQSVYFTPVNARYVQLKATRMIHDGEPMGLAEIGIQ, via the coding sequence ATGAAAAAACACTCTCTTATTTTCTGTGCAGGAGTTCTTTTACTGAGCGCCTGCAATCCGACAAAAGCACCGGAAGCTATTTTGCCTGTTCCCGAAGCCAAACAAGTGGAATGGCAAAAGATGGAAACATATGCTTTTGTACACTTCGGACTTAACACATTCAACGACCGCGAATGGGGATACGGAGATTCCGACCCTAAAACATTCAATCCTGCCAAGCTGGATTGCGAGCAATGGGTACAAACGTTTGTAAATTCGGGCATGAAAGGAGTAATCCTGACAGCGAAACATCACGACGGATTCTGCTTGTGGCCTACGCAACTGACGGAGTACTGTATCCGCAACACTCTATATAAAGACGGGAAAGGTGATATTGTCCGCGAGCTATCGGATGCCTGCAAAAAGTACGGCATCAAGTTTGCTGTTTATCTGTCGCCTTGGGACAGGCATCAAGCCAATTACGGTTCTCCCGAATATGTAGACTACTTTTATAAGCAACTCAACGAACTGCTGACCAACTACGGTGATGTATTTGAAATCTGGTTTGACGGTGCCAACGGTGGAGACGGCTGGTATGGTGGCGCAAAAGACAGCCGTACTATCGACCGTAAGACTTATTATGACTATCCGAGAGCTTACAAAATGATTGACGAACTGCAACCACAAGCTGTTATCTTCTCTGATGGTGGTCCGGGTTGCCGCTGGGTAGGTAATGAAAAAGGATTTGCCGGAGCTACCAACTGGTCTTTCCTTCGTGCCGGAGAGGTCTATCCGGGCTATCCCAACTACCGCGAACTGCAATACGGTCACGCTGACGGCAATCAATGGGTAGCCGCCGAATGTGACGTTTCCATCCGTCCGGGATGGTTCTACCACCCGGAAGAAGACGAACGTGTGAAAACAGTAGATAACCTAACTGACTTATATTACCGCAGCGTAGGTCATAACGCAACATTATTACTCAACTTCCCGGTCGATCGTGACGGACTGATCCATCCGACAGACTCTGCCAACGCCGTAAACTTCCACCAGAACGTACAAAAGCAACTGGCACACAACCTATTGGCGGGACTTTCTCCCAAAGCATCGGACGAACGGGGAAAAACATTCTCTGCAAAAGCGGTGACCGATAGTGAGTATGATACTTATTGGGCTACTAATGACGGTATCAACTCTGCCACAATCAAGTTTGACCTGCCTCAAACGGAAAAGATCAACCGTATGATGTTACAGGAATATATACCTCTGGGGCAACGTGTCAAATCATTCGTTGTAGAATACAACCAAGAAGGCGAATGGCTTCCGGTAAAATTGAATGAAGAGACGACCACTATCGGATATAAACGTCTTCTTCGTTTCGAGACAGTCACCACAGATAAGATTCGTGTCCGTTTTACAGATTCGCGGGCTTGCCTCTGTATCAATAATATAGAAGCCTATTATGCAGGAGAGACTTCCGATACATATACTGCAAAAGCAGAAGAGTTGAAGAGCTATCCGTTCACGCTCGTTAAAGTAGATGCGGAAGAAGCACAGAAATGTATGGATAAAAACAATCAGACCACCTGCTTCATCAACGGAAATACATTATTGATTGATTTGGGAGAGGAACGTACAATTACCTCCTTCCATTATCTCCCCGACCAAAGTGAATATAATAAAGGGATAATCAGCTCTTATGAAATCTCTGTCGGCACGGACAGCAATGCTGTCAACCAGCTAGTAGCCAAAGATGAATTTTCCAACATAAAGAATAATCCGATTCTGCAATCGGTTTACTTTACTCCGGTAAACGCCCGCTATGTCCAACTGAAAGCAACACGGATGATACATGACGGTGAACCGATGGGGTTAGCAGAAATTGGTATACAATAA